agaggcatacagctccatagctctccctcccttgggcagatcagaccatagcctagtccacctcaaaccccagtatataccagcagtacagcggcagccggtgaccaccaaaactgtacggaggtggacaccggaagccctggagaccctgcagggatgttttgaggtgactgactgggatgtgttctgtgacacccacggtgaggatgtagacacactcacagactgtatcacagaatatgttaatttttgcacagattctctaatccccaccaggtcaatacgctgctttccaaacaataaaccatgggtgacaaaggacatcaaggcatcactcaacagaaagaagacagccttcttgagtggagacagagaggagatgaggagggcccaggcagaggtgagggagaagattggagagggcaaggagagctacaggaggaagctggagagccaacttgcccggaacaacttgagggaggtatggagtggtatgcgaaccatcaccggccacaataggatctccgaccagctgatggatggagatctgcaggaggccaaccagctgaacctgtttttcaacaggtttgatagtccactccctgaccaccctccccctccctgtgatgcaccattaacacctgtcgataacaacaatgtacctcctcctcctccccctccccctaaccacactaaccagtttcacctccccatcaataacatcaccctgccccccttaccccacctcccattaacaaccccccaccctcccccttcagatctctctctctgctcttctgtgtccacagttaccatcaccacagaagatgtgaggagggagttcagtcgcctacgaccgggaaaagctgcaggaccggacggactcagccccagagtactcagggactgcgccacacagctgtgtggggtcttccagcacatcttctccctgagtctgagcctgatgactgtccctgccctgtggaagacaacatgccttgttcctgtgcccaagaccaaacatccaagcacacacagcgactacagaccagttgctctgacttcacatgtgatgaagtctctggagaggctggtcctgaaacacctgcgtgctgttgtggaaccatcgctggaccccctgcagtttgcttaccagccccgtattggagtggaggacgccatcatctacctgctgcacagagcacacacctacttggaggaggcaggtaacactgttagaatcatgttctttgatttttccagtgcgtttaacaccgtgcagcctgcccttttgaataggaagctcctggacatgcaggtagagaccccactggtcacctggatcactaactatcttacaggtcgaccacaatttgtgaggctgaggaacaccgtctcggacacgatagtgagcagcacgggggcaccccagggcacggtactgtctccattcctgttcacactctatacatcggacttcagacactgctcacagtcctgccacctgcagaagttctcggatgactctgccattgtgggctgtaccagcagaggtcgggaggcggagtatatgagtgtggtggacagctttgtggagtggtgcggacagaaccacctgcagctgaatgttacaaagacaagagagctggtggtggacttcaggaagcaccagacactccctaacccggtcagcatcaagggtaccaacgtggacattgtggacagctacaaatacctgggtgtccacattgaccacaaactggactggtccacaaacgcagaggcaatatacaggaagggacagagtcgcctgtatctactgaggagactcaggtcttttaacgtctgccagaccatgctgcagatgttttaccactcggtggtctccagcgtcatcttctacgctgtagtgtgctggggcagcaggatgaaggcggccgacaccaacagactcaacaagctcattaggaaggctggctcggtgctgggagtggagctggagtctgtggtggaggtgacggagaggaggatactgaggaaactcctcagtattcgtaacaacacgtctcaccccctgcacgacacactgctgtcctacaggagcacattcagcggtagactgagactaccgaggagcagcacagaacgccacaggaggtccttcctgccagtggccatcagactgtataactcctcccctttctgtagggagaagcgctagataatcatgtcaggcatcactgtcattcctatattatgtttacttagcaccttacatctccatattgtatccatgtatcatatattgtgctcataccgtgtactgtactctttttggattatagtgacacttatactctgtacttaactgcatttaatgtaacttaatacctctggcacaagaatttccttcgggattaataaagttttatcttatcttatcttatcttatcttatcactCAGCTATCAATACGCTAACTAGGCAGCAAATAAATGTTAAACTACTACCAAAAATAATCCTGTATTATGAACTAGTTATTACCACCAGATTTACAAAGACAGGTAGGCTATTGAGATTTTGGATTTTACAGTATTGATATATTGATATGAAGGATTTATTTCCTACCTCCTCCAAGCTGTCGTCTTTCTCAGAAGCTGAAATGCGAGAGGCTGGCACTGAAGACAGAGCTTGTTTTGAGGGGAAAGGGTATCTGAGGCTCTGCcttacacagtgtgtgtaagtgaggtCACAGTCATACCCGTAGGGACAACAGTGGAAGCCATCCAGACAACACCTGCCCTGTTTTGGTGATAACGCTGAGTTAGATTAGGATTTTTATTACAGTGGTTATTGTGCAAGAGGGTTGTACTCACTGAAGAGTAGGGACAGCAGAACCAGACACCTTTTGGGTGTCTGCAGCAAGTGGTGCCGTCGGGACAGGTGTAATAATTGTCACAGTGGACGACTGAAGCCTCCGTTTGCTCTGGAGCGAGGCTGTCTTTGAGCTCTTGGAACGGAGAGACGGATAAATCAAGGGTGCTGACTTCCTCTCCAGCCTCTTTCTTCACCATGGGTATGTTCAACCACGGCTGGTCTGCTTTCTCACACATCTGTGTGGCCAGGTTACAATGAAATCCTGAGGGGCAGCAGTGGGCCAGGTCAGAGCAGCACACAGCCTGGAGACACAGGAGCAAAATGATTAACTGTTTTCAACATTTACCATTGCTAAGTCACTTTATCAGGCTTACATTTGGATAAGGGCAGCAGCTATAGCCTAGCCTGGTCCTGCAGCAGGTGGCAGAATCGGAGCAGGTATTCCCATCAGGACATTTGATGGAGCCTCCTAAAGCCAAATCGCACACGAATGTTGCGACTAGCACCGAAAGAGTGATCCCAAACatctggaggagaaagaagcagtgaaaactgaaacaacacacactcccttTAAGTTTCACTTTCATCTAGTTTTCCTGAAACTCAGAGCCTTTGTGATAAAGGTCTGTTTATCAAAGCACTACACAGATGGCTGCTATGCAAACGAATTGAATGAACTTCAAAAAGATGTATAGTTTTTCGTACTTACCTTCTTGCAGTAAGGTGATTTAACTACTTCCAGTCAAACACTTCGCACTTCTTCTCAATTCAGAGAACCGCATCGCCTTTTATTGAGCAGCTTAGACCAACCCACTGCCAAAACCTGGAAGTTGAACTTCATATCACATTCATGTCCCATGACAGTCTGATTAGAAAAGATGGCCGTTTGAACAACAATAGATCACTACCACTCACTGCACTTGATTTTGTTAACAGGGCTAGATAATGATTACAGGAGCctactttcacacacactctcaactGAAGGATTTAACATGACAGGCTTTAGGAACACACATTAACCTTTGGTACCTCGTTTCACTTATAAGACTCATGactttaaaattatatttaaaaacagtgATGCTACATGACTCACATATCTTATTTTGTGCAAAGCAATAAGCATGGTAATATtccgttttattttttttaagatccAGTGGTAAACCCAATGAGGGGATCTTTTTTAAGCaaataaaatagttttttttttcataatttccTCTTTGTCACTTTCGGTTCCTCATTTTACCTGACAGTTATATTCAGTTAGTTACTTATAAATAACTTATTTATTGACTGTTGCATAAATGTAAAACCAGGCTATTTAGCCTTATTTTATCTGTTGTCCCTAGGCAGGCTACATAGAATTATAGTTATGATCACACTATTAATGGCAGTCAAATATCAAGGCAAGAACATTTAAGACGCAGTGTCCATATGTAAAGCTGGAAAACATAAGAGTCACCTAAACATGGcttaaataaatgtcattttatcatttaaacTTGAGGGAATTATCTTGATGCCACCAGCTGATTTGTAGATTTCTCAGTATGTAGGTGACAGGAAGTAGACGTAGATAAATCTGTGATTTGATTTGCTTCACATGCACACCAAAAAAAGCATAACAACTCTCAGACTAAGGTTTTAACTAACTGCAACAAAGcctaaaacaatattttattaATGAATTCCCATTGTTTATACATGTACACAGCAGTGTTGTAATTCATCTAACAAAACAATCATCCCTTGTAATAACGTCGACTGTGTAGATTCTTACGGCGGGTCCAACTTCAATATGAGGCTGGCAAGACGTCAGGTTATCGAGTCTACATGCATGACACAGGCACTAGCATAACAGCCTCATGTAGCAATGGAAGGTATGAAGCAGAGGAAGTGACTCCTACAGAGCTGGCATACTGATGGTGGTTGTGAGTTCTAGACACACTCCAATCTCCAAGATGGGGGAAAACAGGAGGTGAAAGATTGGGCAAAGTGTCATATCCACCTTCAGTCCTGGTGCTGAGTGTTAAAGAAAATTCTATAAAAAGCACGGTGATAAAATTCAACAAAAGACATGTACCGGAAGTTGCCACTTAGAAGGACAGATGCATCCCTCGTTTCACTTTACGCCCAGAACCCCACCAGGTCTCTTTGTTCAAAGTGTCCTGACCAACTGAAGCTGGATGGGGAAAGTTTTTGGTAGTCAAAGGCAAAGATGACACTACTAGCGAACTGTCAGGAGAATGAGAGGATCGTAGTTACACGGCTGTTAGTCGAGCTCCGAGTCTGACTGAGACGctgccttctttttcttttttctgccatgtttcttgtgcttctttttcctcttcttcttggaTTTATCCTGGGGAAAACaagacattttgcattttgtttataAGGTGTAGCTTCTTTTACATTTgctgcaatttaaaaaaaaaaaagggaatcaAGTTAATTGCTTACTGTCAATTTCTCCTTCTCTTCActacttctctttttcttcttggcCTCAGCCTATGGGAGGGAAAAGTTGAAAGGTAAACTGGGAAAAAAGGAAGTCTACACAAACCCAAAGATCCCCTTTCCCTTAACGTTTGCCATTTCACAATAACGGAGTGCCTGGAAGCAGATTATGACCCTAGTTACGCTTAAAAGATAACAGTACAGTGGTTATATCTAACCTTTAAAAAGGTTCAAATCTCTTTCGTCTAAAAAAGAACTCCAGCAGGTCTCACTGTTCAatgtgttctgtctgtctgaggtTGTCTATATATCTATACATTAGGCCTAAAGGGAAAGGTCTAAGGTCCGCGGGccgtcggattttctatggcccgcggcttctatcttaaaatgtgttatctttggcccgccagccaaacagagtaaatcacagagtaaatcaaacaaaatcaacaggcaattcttgtttttgtttttaactcattgtgtaacgtttgcatgattctctgagcagaacattatcactctctctgtctgcatcgtggtgcgtcacgcggtgctgcagggcttggatgttggttccagctacgcagagggctccgaaggtgcaaaacaccggttcagcacttccgACACAATTCACtgcgagactaaacatgcttctgcatacagccTGCCTTtagagagcgtctgtactgtacaagtgaagttctccaaaactacggagcccctctgtaaaaaataaataaattgtggccacgaattatgtataacgtgcgcacgaaatattgttattattagttgtagtatagtagccctattagaattcatggacttGGTGCAttggagcgggctgcccggccagggagcaACCTCCCCatgcagcaatgagcgtccctctctggggaacgtgccggagtactggggggctccaggagcacAGGGGAGTGGAgtggagcgtccctctccctgtccatcgtgtcgctccctgctgcccacTCCTGCCCgcaccgggcagcagggagtgatgctagagccattagagaagttaaagcgacatgatggagagggagagggacgcccgttgctccctgctgcacagggaggctgcgtcctggtcggcagcctgctcgggcctttttagcagcggctggataaaaacaactctccagaaatgcgaacatttgtaaaccatgaattagtttgtgtcgtgtgagcagactgttataaactgtgatgctttacaggagcagcagagcagtccgtctttgcttgttaacgttctctatTGTTCTCTAACGTTCTCtattgttaaactgtcagctgtacagtgagacgcggcacttctctcaaaaagactccgtcattcagtacgcatctgttgTAAGGCACGTCATTACGTTTTTACCCTTTTGAGATCAGctctaaatgactcccacctggtctacctgacattttactgatgtctgctgctcctaaaccagacctgccacatatgatcaaatctcacctgcacagcagagtcaataacttgcctgttgctctgttatcacaaccaccagtttctgaatgttttaaatttatgctgtaaattcagataacattttctgatctgttcatcggaatgctaagatgttattgtgtttgctgtgtaagattaatatattacaaaacagcatacacagtttttattgtttaaaataatgacatcggggactgttggccctcggagagtttcgcattatcgaatctggccctccctgaaaaaagtttggccacccctggtCTAAGGATATAACTTGTGTTGTAATATTAACTGGACAATATTCTCAGACCATACAGTAACTGTAACCCAATATCTACCACAAGTGTCCCATGAATACATTGTGTAAAACTGAGATAATTAAGTTCCCATCAAATTTTGTGTACCGGTAATTGAGGGGAACAAAGAGTTAAATGAGGAACAAAGACAGTATAAGAAACCGTTTTTTTCTTGTGTCTAATGACTGTAAATATGTGTTGTAATTAAAATACTTACTACCTCTTCTCCCTCAGAGTCAGATGACGACTCTGAAGACGAGCCTCTCTGATTTCTCTCAgacttcctttttttcccacgACCCCTCTCATCCTGATGGGCAGCAAAATTTAATCAGGATGAGTCACGCACATTTCATTAAAAAGACAGTTAAGCCAATCACTGAATGTATTACCTTATCCttgtctccttcttctttgattcttttccttttctttgtaggaaaaaaagtatttgttACTGCCAGAGCA
This region of Parambassis ranga chromosome 2, fParRan2.1, whole genome shotgun sequence genomic DNA includes:
- the LOC114447249 gene encoding progranulin-like; this encodes MFGITLSVLVATFVCDLALGGSIKCPDGNTCSDSATCCRTRLGYSCCPYPNAVCCSDLAHCCPSGFHCNLATQMCEKADQPWLNIPMVKKEAGEEVSTLDLSVSPFQELKDSLAPEQTEASVVHCDNYYTCPDGTTCCRHPKGVWFCCPYSSGRCCLDGFHCCPYGYDCDLTYTHCVRQSLRYPFPSKQALSSVPASRISASEKDDSLEETPVAALTEASSSPSEDRNIWCNSKFYCLPGTTCCKGPKGKWNCCPYPLGQCCADGRHCCQYGYTCDSTSLKCRRWYAQVPSGLQEETKEN